In the genome of Paramisgurnus dabryanus chromosome 16, PD_genome_1.1, whole genome shotgun sequence, the window TAACTATAATggcaaattttttaaataacaactgAATATACAGCAGATGTTATGTGGTTTTGCAAATATGAGCCAAACACATTTTACAGTCTGCTATAATAAGCTTGGAACATCTTGTGGTAAACATTATGTAACTTTTGTGTGAATTGTGCCAATTGTGTGAAATTACAGTGTTGTGTAAAGTATTCACTTCACTTTTTTACTTCCTCTGTTTTACATCTTTTCATTACCCTCATTATCTTCTTCCTCTGGTCTGTATTCTCAACAAAAGCAGTCAGCAGAGTCTTTCGTGATTCATAATAAGACAGAAAGCAAAACTGTTAAGCAGTGAGCAGcttcatcaaatactttaccTGCAGTTTTGATCATGAGTAAgttaaaaatatctttaaatgaACAGCATTTAAATATCTGTCTGCTGAATATTCTCTATAtttcaattgtttaattgtttactCCAAAGGGTTTCTGGTGATATTTTTCATATTGCTACCAGCATGCATTTATGGAGACATCATGAACATAGACACAACTGGAGCATCAGATAAAACAGCCAAACAGGACAAGTTAACTGTAAAGGGTACGAGCATCACGTGTCATTTTTACTAAATTTACCTCACATATATGCAGTACAGATTATGTTAACAATGATTTATTCGTGTCAAAGGTGTTGCGGCCTCTCAAAAACTGGCTGAGAATGATCTGACCCGAATGGAGAAATACAAGAATAAAACCATTAAAGTTGGCAAAGCAAAGCAAATGGACCCAGCTGTGATCGCTGCCATCATATCCAGAGAGTCCCGAGCTGGAGCTGCACTGAAGAATGGTTGGGGTGATCGTGGAAATGGTTTCGGACTCATGCAGGTTGGTTTTGAGAAATGGGTGCAGTTCTGTTTGATAATACAAGACTGGGAATAAACATTTTTGAGCACATTCCCTTTTTTTGTCTTTGTACTTCTCTTTTTAGGTTGACAAACGCTATCACGATCCTGTTGGTGCCTGGGACAGTGAAGAGCATATTACACAAGGAACTGATATACTCGtgagctttattaaaaaaatccaaactAAATTTCCCAAATGGACAAAGGATCAATGTTTAAAAGGTATGTTAAAATGAACCTCTATATGTCCTAAATAAACCACATACTGTATGCAAAGAGTCACTAGTGAACTGCTTTATTGACTGACATTTTTAtagattttattattatttatatgtgGATGACAATTGATTTATTGATATATAGGGTAGACCAGTTGTCACACTTTTTCACTTTAGTGAATATTTGTATGGTTAGATTAGTTTCAAGCTGATACAGAATATATGCAAATAGAGATCCATCACCGTCATGTCATTTTATCCCCCCATGTTGTTTTTCAGAACCCAAATGCCTTTTAAACAAAGTGTTGTTTTAGGTTATCTGGTTACTATGGGAGTAGGTGGTGACTGCACTTGAGCTGTATAATTTAAGTGTCATGTCATTAGTTTTTGCAATTTCCAATGGAAATTAATATATTCATTAAAGTTGGCAAAGCAAAGCAAATGGACATATGatgtttatataaagaagataattttctggaaggcattaaactaaaactgggtggcaaaaaaaaaaaccgctgacggggaaagagttaagcatgcttccaagcatatttgatcatcacttcaacagttgcacgatataaatgttaatgtataaattagatgaatggtgatttataaaataaacaccacagtcttaaatcatattttcattgtgtctttgctgtgtctgtgttgtttgggaactgcgctctgtgtcacacttgattctgaggaactactttgtttggcggaagagtaatatttgtactaatataattacaacttttttgggttttattttataaaatcccgctaacgttatgcatatgaagtaaccgttttataaacgcaataaacccctcgaagcgttgggttaccagtgtattttataacagctaagggggtttaggcactccgcttcgtgtcgtgcctaacaacgccccttagctgttataaaatgcactggtaacccactgcttcttggggtttattgctttataaaGCATTGTGATTCATTAACATTACTCAGAAACAAAATACAAGTTTATGTCATTTGAAGTAATTCTGCTTAATGTTacttttttagatttaagacaGAAATGCCTTATTTCCCTCAATCTGGCTATAGACCACCAGGTCCCAACACTGATTTTCTAAAAGAGTTTGCAGACTTCCTCTTAGGCCTATTGGTTAATGCTGATAAAGCACTGATAGTTATAGATTTTATCATCCATAACACAAATGATGCTTTACAGACTTATTGAACTCTTTTGGAGTCAAGCAAAACATCAACAGACCCACACTAAACTTTTTAAtacctttttttatttatagcaAATCGATCTCAAAGATATAAAAATTCTGCCCCAAAATGAGGAAGTCACTGGGACACAAGTAATAAGTGTTACTTTCTTCTTGACATTTAAACCTGATTAACTTTAATACTGAAAAACTGTTTACTCAACAACTATAGCCCCCCAAGAGCAGCTGCACAACATTTAATAGACCCCATACCAACCAAACTATTAAAAGAGCTTCTGCCCATTATAATAGACCCtctttttaatattattcacTCTAGGGGGATGTCCCAAGACCTTTCAACCTGGCTAAAAACACACTTCGGGGGTTTTAAACCTGTAGATTGATTGCTTTGTTTTAAAACCGGGGGTTTAGAATGGTGTCTACAATGTTGCCGATTTCATCTTGGTTCAGTTCGCAAGGCAGTATTTCCAAATAAACCAGActtggttcttttaactggaaAGTGGGACTTCTGTCACCAGAGCACATTGAATTGCCTATTAATATAATAGGAGGgctcaatcttgttatatccaGTATCTTTGATATAAAGTTGCATTGACCCAGTGGCGGGCTGTGTATTCACAACTAGGCATTCAGTGGTGTCCTACTTGAAGTAAACCACCATCTTTATACCAGCATTATGACAGCTATAAACCATTAATTTTAAACAGAATATATCCCCAGATTCCAGTCCACAATCGCAGGTGTCTCAAATACCCTTTACATTCATACTGTTACCGCccaagtgacaacttttgtactttaATGTacctcttttttatttttactttactgtTACTTTACTGTTATAACATTAAATACTTTTGGCTGGTGTATGTCTTAACATTTAATCAAATGGAATTTGGTTGTACGCTCTTTGACCATACAACCAAAGGACACTAAAATGTCAACATTATTTTATGACTGCTAGTGGTATAGTACACGCTGATGTTGCAGACTTTGCAAAattgcacttttttttttttttactgaattaAGTTGAACAGTCTATTTGTGAATTTTCTTTTCATAGCAGTAATTTACTGGTAGTGTTACAAATTTGCATATACTGGAAAATTGCCAGGACAGATTTCCTAGTAAAGACTTATGTGTGATAACATCTACTATTTGTTCTGTTTTTCTTTGTAACACCCTATTTAACATATTAGCTTTTGCATGGcaaatgaaagttttttttttcatgtctTTGTAGGTCTTAAAAAAGCTCGATCAAGCCTGCGGTCAGCCAAAGCTGAAAGAGTGCttattaataatacatttatttatttatttatttataatgtttattagagcccgaccgatttatcgttttgccgattttatcggccgatatgagcatgtcgcagatatatctgtatcggcgtataagccgcagatatgcgccgatatgaacgtttgttacagaacacattaaatgcatttgaaagatgtaagtacttgtttgtccagcagagtgcgCCATACTGGTTGCTAATGGCGACCCAGAtcactcactgtagtgacaccagccaaTCCCCCACCCCCTTCACTTCAGTTCAGTCAGTCAGTCTCTCAGTTCAGGTGGCTGCAGTCACGCAGTGTCttcttcacaacatttttacaccgggtattaagacgcgctttggtcgattggattataaATGGACAAGAGAGACGCATTCCCgcttacatttggtgtttttaatccgtctctttgtCGACTTGCGAGTTAAAACGAAGCGGGAGAAATGACGCGAGACGGAGAAATGACACGTTTAAACTACGCGCAGCCGTGCACTTATATAACACTATATGAGATTactgctgcttgtgttgttagttaACACGCTCATTTCAGAGCAATTGATTCAATAAGCTCGCGCAACTCTACACCCTTGCTAAATAAAAGAGGCGGAGCGAAGACGCATTAGTTTTATTAAAGACACACTATGCAGTTATTTTACCttaatataacagcttcaaAGTCATTTCGATGGTAAACGAAGTCATAGTATGGCGAATCATCCCCCTGTTGAAGCTCGGGAAGGACGCCGCTACCAAAACCAGCAATGCAAGCTTGAGAGAACCGCCCctgacaaatctcgcgagaatcacgacttgctttacggcaacgacgtcacacacgttaggcttgttcgacttcgtgcagcgctgcaagaaccggtAGTCGGATGACgtaaaagtaccgcgagaatgatccgagacggcactttgacgtcatccggctgttgGTTCCTGCAGCGCTGCACGAAGTCAAACAAGCCTGTAACAACAAGCCTGTAACAACAACTGCACGCGCGCATTTGAGACGTGATGCTCGATGAGGGAAACAGCTAAGAAAATCCGTTCGGAAGAGAGTAGAAAGCGAAAAAGAGAATCTGACCGAGTTAGGAACCGGACAAGAGTCCCACGCGGTCAGGTTTTTACTCGTTGGTGTGAGCTAATAGACAGCCCTGGATGCAAAAGGGATGCTGATCTGGCGATCTTGTTGATGGACAAGTAAGTAAAtcttttatttgtaaatttgtttgcggtctatgttgtatgtggttgcgcttgcttgtagtgtgtatttttttactaagcTGTTCATTCATCCAGTGTTGATAATTAGACCAGTAAAATAACTTCAACAAGGGTCTAGCTAGCTTACGATCATAAGAGCATTTAGCAGACTTGCTAACAAACACTCGTTTctcttacatgttttttttggcCATCTAAACTCaagtgttgtgttgtgatgtgtACGTAGTCATTTGTCTAATTTCGATTGCTTATGGCCAACGAATAACGgccaatgttatgaaataatgcaacgtatacaattaactttgtcaatacattttgtaatgtttacattacaattaaaaaacaaatgaaattatACAGTAGACATAACGTTAGACTATAGACTGTTTACTTGTGATTAAGCTGCAATCTTGTAAAAACGTAATAAGCCAGCAAACGCGGTAGGctacttttattattatatgcctACTCTACACTTGGCATAAACTTCATATTATCCTATTACCATCATCTGTAGTTTAGTAGACAtgcagtagcctaatatttgtatgaaacTGTGAAACATTCCCTGGTCATTATCTTCGAAGTCCATCTCACGCCCAACACTATCCTAACAGGTACGTACAGAGTGGGCGTGCGAAATTACGACAGTTGCAAGTTTTCCCCAGTGACTCTAGGGGTCGCTGTttgacaaaaacatcaaactGCATGGAATGCCTTTAAAGTCTAAAGTTTGCACGGAACCCTGGGtttgtgttataaaaacgttgtgcaCAACATTAAACATAGTGTACATTAGTATATGCTCCGTCAAGCATTGTCTTCGTAACTGTGAGTGGCTAACTAATTTGTGAAGTACACAACTTACTGTAAAGCTAATATTAATCAATGACTTCATAAGTTTCTCTTTATAACGTTATTCTTGTCAAAACTGCAAATGATGCaagttttatgtattttgttctctttgtgttttaaagttatttataataagCCAAGTTTACTGTTTAGTGCACTGATATCCAACtaattttggataataaagtttattgttaacttcttgCCTATAGtacatatctttgtcacatCAATATAAGTGTtggatcaccacatttgtgagtgatcattgcattgcattgtatttattcatagtatattatgttaaagtatatagtgtattctatgtacagtactttagtataatatactgtagtatatactGAACTATAATGTACACATaaagaatatcggccgatatatcgttatcggtcttttttactccctaatatctgtatcggcatcggcccgaAAAAAcgcatatcggtcgggctctaatgtttataatgtaatgttaatTGTCATTTTTTATTGTCTACTTTTAACATTGCATAGTTTCCTCtggaaattgtttttttttattaaaacctttaaaacccgttttcttttagtcatggaagtaaaggcaagcttttaattgctttaaatgtatggctatccaatatcatcaaaaaataatttacaagtatgtaagaaaaggtttgtactgtaaaaatactttatttgtaacaaacaggagataaagaatttacaaacggctctctgcACGTTTCAGCATTGGAcagcatcagttttttttaagcattacttaacttttttttcttttaaaaagttATAGAGTAAGTAGAAAAAGATCTGTGTTCAAAGCTATCTCCTGACCTTACCCTGATTCACAATGGTAGGCTTATAATAAAGATTTATAGTTTTAGTGTCTGTTTTCAGGGGAAGTTTGAGTTTGCGAGTTTGAAAAAGTCATTCATCTTTATGTGATTACGTTACGTCCATAAACAGAAAGAATAGGACCCGGCTACTTCATCACGTTTGAGATCTGAATGGTGAGGAGTTTGAAGTTTGTTTATACAACAGTTGCTAAGAATTTAAACGTGTCATCTAGATGGTGGCGTTTACtctgtaaggaataattgaagacaggccattgaattataagaaaataatgcataataatgtgcattattttcaaataattcaaaggaccggagtcaattattcctcacAGTtatcacaaacattgctctagtgcctatttttaagacatttgaaaagttaggtgtgcggttatcagaaatgaatgcatacccacagaacatttctcagccaatcagaataaagcattcaacagacctgtgGTATAAGTAAAGTTAAACGATGATCATTTGGTGAACGTCATGTAAAGATGTCAATTTATTACATCCTTAAATCTGAGGAATCATCTTTTGTTAAAACAATGAAAGTTCAAACTGCAAAGAGCCTCCAGTCAAAAAGGTAATGGGGAAAAAAGGAGCTTGTGACAAAACAAGAGTTAATATCAGCAGggatttgttacatttttaacatttatgtaATTAAAACTGATATAGAGATGTGACTTTTTCTATGttaaaacattaatgtcatttaGTCAGAACAAACACTGCAGATACTTGTTCAGATGTCATtttttcagttgtgtgtgttttaggaTGTATTTCTAAGTGACATGTTTTTGTATAATGACATATCTGAGATCACAGAAATCAGATTCATCCACACAGAGTAGTGGGCTGAAGTATGTACAGAACGtatgtacaaaaaataactgcaattttatggttcaaacagagatggcaacAGAAAggccacattttttgattgcagctttaagcaaatgtatttatataaatatttttgaaaattatatatttgtttttatgacATTACTAAATGTAATGATGTAGATCACCAATGAGTATAATGATGCACAATCTCTTTCTTTTAGCCCCATCTGCTGTTTATAATCTGAATGTAATGAAGTACAGACAGTCAACactaaagcattaaaaaaactttacatttatctaaaaaaacatctgtgtgtaaTGCTTTTAATAGGCTCATGACTTTTTGTTATTTGTATTTCAGAGCCTTCACCTGTCCTCAATCTATCATCAGCAGATAATAATGAAACAATCATAAATGCTTCCTGGACAAAACCTTATGAAAACCTTTCGGGTTACCGTGTTTGTCTTAatgaaaacaatttattttgcaATAAATGCAGTGATTGCAACGTGTGCAGTGAGTGTGTAAATTGTACTAACACAAACTCAACAGATGAGTGGATAAACTTTACAGATAAAACTCCTGACACAAAATATATTCTGTGTGTGGCTGCACTAACAAACAACAATGAAGTACAAGGAGAAATGGTTCAAATTGATGCATACACACGTTAGTATTGTGtttaatctttaaaatatactcACTGGTTTAGATGGGTTCAATCAggtctttttctgttttctgCATTCACCCATACTGAGTTTATGTTAAGGACAGCAGCATTATGTGTTACATATAAATATGAGTGGtgtggtgtagtgggcagcagTGTTGTCTCCGAGTAAGAAGGTTTGAGCCTCAACTGGTTCAGGAGGTCTTTCTATGTTTACTGTAGTTTGGGGTGGGTTTACATTGGGTACTCTGATTACCACCCACAGTCCGAATGCGtgaattggagataccaaattgttCTTCATCAACTTTGACTTCTGTATTGATTAACTTGTGTGAAGACTCAACGGCCTCTCCCCATGGATATAAATGTTGAAGTAGTTTTAGAAAAACAAACAGTATGAATATGAtttaatactgtatatacagtgaAAGATTGCAAACCACCCAGATTTTGTTCAAAGAAATATTTATCAAATACATACCATTTATGCCCTAGTTTTAATTTAACTAGTTTTATACTGAATATATTCTTTAGGCTTTGTTGATATTAATTCCCAAGTTGTTTATACCCTTAAATTCTTTGCACATAGGTCCAAAAGCAGTGACAAAACTGAAGTTGACTGCAACTTTTCAATCCATTACTGCCAACTGGGAGTTAACTGAAggttataaaaaaattcaatttgaGCATTAAAGCAGATGGCTGGGTTGGCACGTCTGATGTCACTGATCAAATAAGTTATACTTTCAATAAGCTACAGGCAGCGGTAAAGTACACCATCACTGTCATCACTCTTTCTGAGAAATATAAACTGGAATGCGATCGTGTTGAACAATCAGTGTATACCAGTAAGTAACTGTTAAATTGTCAGTACTTCTTATcaaactacactcttaaaaataaaggtgcttaaaaggttcttcacagtgatgccatagaagaaccattttcaGTTccacaaagaaccattcagACAAAGGTTCTTCAATTTCTttcatacattttaataatctaaagaaccttttttactacaaagaacattttgtgaaacagaaaaaaatattaggaTGTTAAAGTTTCTTTGTGCAATCATGTTTttctatggcatcgtgaagcaccttatttttaaaagtgcgctGATTCATCTTTTGTGTACTATTTATCAAATGTATCAATTTTGCACAAACTTTGATTCTCACAGAAATGATTCCTCCTGGAAAAGCAATAGCAATTGTTCTCAATCATACTGCCATAAATATAACTTGGGAAGTTCCCAAAGAGTTGAcagtaggggtgtgccggtttcagaattggtgatgacggttatgacgtgagtcaaatgtgacggttcatcacataaccgtctgtggggggcgttttgctcgtttaaatgctcgtggattgacgggaaagtgtcattttaccataaaatcatgaatgtgatgccaagtgtgttttaaacagtaataactttgaacaatttaacagaaagcaatgaaatattaaaaaaaaacactgttgccagaagactgtcactctctgcccagcataaattaatcctctatcatctattttaataatcttcagagaaacagatttgtgcattgggctttttatgtctgtaattgtgtctatatctgtcattacatggaccagaacagcacgaaaacaatgtggattaaaagcgtattgaagaggttttgctcataaatgcgcaggtaaaagaaagtaatgtgaacttgagattgttattaaacgcagccggtgtaaaagcacaatggccacgcgcagcaaacaCTCTCCGCATacgcgctgcacagtgctcacccggcgtttgaataaactagacactgattagctacttgctctacgtttctttaaaattaacagcaagacaactagcagtgaatgtgcgttcaagagagttagtagattagcatgggaggatttgaacttgaaaagcggagtgtactgacgcctttccgcggttaaaacaacattcgttctcatggtcattcatgtttatttgatgctataaatgaactagaaggaagagatgattggaaaggtgagactttgtttaatatgttaaatctcaaaagtaaccgaaaagtaacctggtttgtcctgtatgtcagcgcgttgtcagtgtctgctcagctctgtatttttcactgcgtgagaacgtgagggggcgtgtaacacagactgttaacaattgttttaaatagtatttaaaaattctttatgataaaaaatgttttaaaaaatattttaataacacggttttggcggttatagagttctaatgacggtgttcaactataaccgtcggtctcacggttatataatgaccgtcacacccctagttgACAGGAGACTCAACAATTACATATAAAGTGACAGCTCACTCTAATTACTGGAATGAATCTCGTGAAAGCTATGTAACCCAAAATAGTTTAATCTTTGATGATTTAAACCCAGGAACAAACTATAACTACAGTGTCATTGTTGTGGCTGACAATGATGAGAGTGATCCAGTCCTTGCTTTTGGAATGAGTGGTAAATTTCTTAcctcatgttttattttgaagCTATTACATCAGTCACTGTACTCATTTGTCAACACTTCATGTTTCTGACCTCTGTCCCAATCAGTCTCTTCTTGCCTCCTTCTCCAAGGATGTCTCCTCTGCTAAGACCCTATACTACCATTCAAagattaacaactcacctgactctcacactctcttcaAGACCTTCTCTACCCTTCTTTGTCCCCCTGCCCCTCCACCTTCATCTGACCTAACGGCTGATGATTTTGCTtccttctttgtgaagaaaacgaaaactattagcagtcagttcttcgagccgccgcttcttgcgcatgctcaaacctctgagacatgctccctttcctccttctctctcctatcCAAAGCAGATGTTTCCAAGGTTGTGGCTTCTAACCCTCCGACTACCTGCCTgctagatcccatacccacccatctccttCAGGCCATCTCTCCGTCAGTTATCCCTGTTTCACTCACATAATCAATTCATCCCTTTCCACTGGCACCTTCCCCGTTGCATTTAAAGAGGCTAAGATAACCCCgctgctgaagaaacccacactcaatcctgctatgctagGGAACTACAGACCCTTTCTCTTCTTCCTTCGTTGCCAAGACTCTTGAACGCGTTGTGTTCATCCAGCtctcctctttcttcacacaaaataacctcctggatagca includes:
- the LOC135748404 gene encoding lysozyme g-like; translation: MRFLVIFFILLPACIYGDIMNIDTTGASDKTAKQDKLTVKGVAASQKLAENDLTRMEKYKNKTIKVGKAKQMDPAVIAAIISRESRAGAALKNGWGDRGNGFGLMQVDKRYHDPVGAWDSEEHITQGTDILVSFIKKIQTKFPKWTKDQCLKGMLK